One region of Ictalurus furcatus strain D&B chromosome 17, Billie_1.0, whole genome shotgun sequence genomic DNA includes:
- the vtna gene encoding vitronectin a, whose protein sequence is MKLELLLLLLALLQTGHTAEESCIDRCDSGFDATKQCQCDSLCKYYRSCCTDYVSLCDNLTRGDTFPSFPEDEENSSAVSPTLSGDNINTMTLPSFLVNQPTVFTTSPLTLDPDAEVCSGRPFNSFMQLKNGSLYAFRGKYFFELDERAVLPGYPKLIEDFWGIKGPIDAAFTRINCQGKTYIFKGSKYWRFDNGLLDEDFPRDISVGFENIPDHLDAAFAIPAHIHNGKEKVYFFKGDRYYQYEFKHQPSHEECIQMSKIFPSALFRRYTDLYYDRWAEHFSQLFSGFIESQHGNHFISKDWIGIKSPVDAVLAGRLYVSPRYLQRPSKRRQDQLGGQHQNQQWNQQLNQQWNQDWNQQWDQQWNQQQLGSRRRQNRSPFWDTMGERGVSIRQEFRQIFNQDNWRDQDRHRNGYQQQYDNDYDYKYNPSEDATFNRIRWSRPLQSVYFFKGDQYYRFNLQTKRVDYAIPSYPRPISKYWLGCSDSPGAEKR, encoded by the exons ATGAAGCTTGAGCTACTGCTCCTGCTGCTTGCACTGCTGCAAACCGGCCACACCGCAGAGG AGTCTTGCATTGACCGATGTGATAGTGGCTTTGATGCAACCAAACAATGCCAATGTGACTCTTTATGCAAGTACTACAGGAGCTGCTGCACTGATTATGTGTCACTCTGTGACAATTTGA CTCGTGGAGACACTTTCCCATCTTTCCCTGAGGATGAGGAGAACAGCTCGGCCGTGTCACCAACACTCAGTGGTGACAACATAAACACAATGACCCTGCCTTCATTTCTTGTCAATCAACCAACTGTATTCACTACATCTCCACTAACCTTGGACCCTGATGCTGAGGTGTGCAGTGGCAGGCCGTTTAATTCTTTCATGCAACTCAAAAATGGCTCACTCTATGCCTTCAGGG GAAAGTATTTCTTCGAACTGGATGAAAGGGCCGTGTTGCCAGGTTATCCAAAACTCATTGAAGACTTTTGGGGGATAAAAGGTCCTATAGATGCAGCATTTACACGTATAAACTGCCAAGGAAAAACATACATCTTTAAG GGAAGCAAGTACTGGAGGTTTGACAATGGACTCCTGGATGAAGATTTCCCAAGAGATATCTCTGTTGGATTTGAAAATATCCCAGATCACTTAGATGCTGCCTTTGCTATCCCTGCTCACATCCACAATGGCAAAGAGAAGGTCTATTTCTTTAAAG GTGACCGTTATTATCAGTATGAGTTTAAGCACCAGCCATCCCATGAGGAGTGCATCCAGATGTCCAAGATCTTCCCGTCAGCACTCTTCAGAAGatatacagatttatattaTGATCGCTGGGCAGAGCACTTCAGCCAACTCTTCAGTGGATTCA TTGAAAGCCAACATGGCAATCACTTCATTAGCAAAGACTGGATTGGTATCAAATCCCCAGTGGATGCAGTGCTAGCTGGAAGACTGTATGTCTCACCTAGATATTTACAACGGCCCAGTAAGAGGCGGCAGGATCAACTGGGGGGTCAACATCAGAATCAGCAGTGGAACCAACAGCTGAACCAACAGTGGAACCAAGACTGGAACCAACAGTGGGACCAGCAGTGGAACCAGCAACAGTTGGGCTCGCGACGCAGACAGAACCGATCTCCTTTCTGGGACACTATGGGTGAGAGAGGTGTTAGCATCAGGCAGGAATTCAGACAGATTTTTAACCAGGACAACTGGAGAGATCAGGACAGACATAGGAATGGCTATCAACAGCAGTATGACAATGATTATGACTACAAATACAACCCTTCTGAGGATGCAACATTCAACCGAATCCGCTGGAGCCGGCCACTACAGAGTGTCTACTTCTTTAAAGGAG ATCAGTACTACAGATTCAATTTACAGACCAAGCGAGTTGACTATGCCATTCCTTCGTACCCCAGACCAATAAGCAAATACTGGCTGGGCTGCAGTGACAGTCCAGGAGCAGAGAAAAGATAA